CGTTGTCAATCAGAAAATATGATATCCGTGCATTCTGGCCCTGATCTGGATCAGTGGCTTGAATCTGCAATAGACCGACACCCGGAGAATTGTTTTCCATTACCTGAGTGCTGTAAACACTTTGGCTGAAAGCTGGTGCGTTGTCATTAATATCGGTGACGTCTAAAACGACAGTTTTCCTGCTAGATAAGGCAGGGAAGCCCTCATCTGTGGCAGTaagagtgatgttgtactgggAACGTTTTTCTCGGTCGAGGTTTTGCTCCGTCACTAATGTATAATAATTTCTGAGAGACGATTTAATTTTGAACGGGAGGTTTTCTTCTATAGTTAACTGAACCTGGCCATTTTTACCAGAATCCTTATCTTGGACACTAACTAACGCCACAACTGTGCCGGGAGCAGAATCCTCTGAAATTTTACCTGAGAATGAAGCCATTATGATTACTGGGCTGTTATCATTCACATCTGCTATCTCGATTATCAATTTACTGGCGCCCGCTACACCCCACGGATCTTTTGCTTGAAGGTTTATTTCGTAATTTGGAGAAACCTCATAATCGATGTCACCCGTGAGTTTAACCTCTCCAGTGTTGGGATTTATTTCAAAAGGACAAGACGAATCCTCCTCTAAGTGTGTGAAATAATACGTGACGTTACCATTGTAACCTTGATCCGCATCTGCGGCACTCACTCTGGCTATAATCGTGCCTCGCAAAACATTTTCCAACACAGATGCTTTGTACACGGACTGCGTAAAAACGGGTGCGTTGTCGTTTGCATCAAGAACAGTTATATGTATCTTAACTGTCCCAGACCTCTGCGGTTCCCCACCATCGACAGCTGATAATATAAGCGCATGCTCGCTTTGCGTCTCGCGGTCTAAACCACTCTGAAGCATcatttcagcatatttactcCCATCTGCGCGTGTGTGCTgtttgagaacaaaatgacgaTTTTCCTTTAAAGAGTAACTTTGCAGTGAGTTTATTCCGACATCAGGATCAGCTGCACTATCGAGCAAGAACACAGTGCCTGTGGGTGTCGACTCGCTTATTTCCAAATTAATCTCCTTTTTGGGAAAAGCAGGAGCGTGATCGTTTACATCTTGTATTTCGATAGTAATGGAAAACAATTCAAGTGGATCTTCGAGGACAATTTCTAGGCTAAAGCTACAGGGTGATTTCTTGGCGCATAATTTTTCTCTGTCGATTCTTTCATTGACAACGATATGTCCTTTGTTCTGGTTAAGCGCGACATATTGGTTATCATCATCTATAACAAGTCGGGCCCGACCAGAAACCAACCTTTTAACATCCAAGCCCAGGTCTTTTGCAACGTCTCCGACAAACAGCCCTTTCCTCATCTCCTCTGGGATAGAATAACGAATTTGTCCGCGGACCGCAGCAACAAGGCAGAAAAGCAAAATGGAGACCCTCCAATCCAGCGAAGCGGCTTTGCTCTTCAGAATATCCATTTTTCCATGAATAAGGGATCCAAAATGACGCAGTTATCCGTACAGAGAAAGAAGCCTCGTATCTCGCTTACAGTTTGGACCATATATTTTATAGTCTTCAGTAAAATCCACGCAATCCATGCACACCAAAGCTTTATATGTACACAACAATCGCCTATTTCCTTCGAAGACGGGCGGTGACTTGTGATAAGGGTGATGTTAGACACATCAAAGTCTGCTTAGGCAACAGCACCACCAACAGTGACTaagtaaaacaacaacaccatcatcatcagtggTGTGTGTGGATACCGAAAACTGTATGGTCTGTACATGTAAAGGAGAAAACGTGTGTATCAGACATACATATGAAGACAGTGTAAAGGGTCAAAAATATGTACTGGATTTTAAAATGGCGTTAAAACGTCTTTGGGGATATAGTACAGTTtcattgttatgtttttttctctcctggTCAATGTGTAATTCAAGAGCAACTGAAGAACAAGGACACTATTCATCGTGTTTATTTCACAGTGCTTCAGTTTTCAATGTATTTCTATATGCTATGTATTTTATGAGGATATTGTAATATCTCTTACATTTAAAGATACAAAGTTACCTGAAGCTACAATAAGCATATGGTTGTGCCTTTTGTTGATTAGTGTATGAAGTCATTTGTTAAGTATCTCCTATGTTGagcaaacaggaaaaaaatactgAGAGTTTTCTGCCTCTTTGTTTCTATACAGGTACCGTGTTTGCTACTGGCCCAGGTTCCCCTGGGCCTGAGGCCATCAGTGCATAATCTAGTGTATCAAAGTGAGCCCTCCCTGCTtagtttaatgttgcagctgtacaacattaaaattaaattcattaaagagcaaaaaataactaaaatctGTGAAAATGCCACTACCTTTTCATTCTTTTCTCTGCATCTCATTATACACATAACTGGCCATTGTCACCATGTTTGGACAgcaattaaatgaaaataaaagtgggTAATCCTGAGAATACTTTGTACTGTGTTGGAAAGTGGTTCCCAGTAATCACACAACTTCCCTGCAGATCATTTTAACATATAACAGCTGCAACAATCTCAAATATAAGAGCcaaatattcttttaaacaaTGTTAACACAAATTGTGGACATACACGCACAAACAGAGTAAAATGGTGCAGAGATGTctatagatagatggatagatagataatcTTTTCTCTCCTGATCCAATCTGACTGATAAATCCAGTGACCTACATTTGAGCACTGGATTCCCCATCTAGTATGAAACCACTGCAACATTCATCCGCAGTTGCACAGCAGTGTATTTCTTCTCTAGGTAGCTACAACATGATGTGTGCACAGGTAGGAAAGTCTATTTTTTAATAGGTCACGATGGTTTCCCACATAGTCCTGTGATCAAACACAATATTAGCATATACTGCCGCAGAGCACAACATTCTGAGCATCATGATTGTGCATTATTCAGGCAAGGACTGCACAGCAGGACGATTAATATTCATGTAGTATAAAACCTCGGGTGGAATCAAACAGCACACGAAAATAAGAGCAAAGCAGCTGCCTGTATTTCAAGACTGCTGCCTAAAATCTCAGTCTTGTATAAGTATGACTTTGAAAGCAGCATTTGGGAAGATGTGCAtctttcaaacatttaaaatgtgagGTTTGCTGGTCGGTTTCAGTacagtttcagtgtttgtgtgcgtgtgtgtgtgttgaatatAGAtacagaggaaaagagagagtaAAGACAAGACATGGAAAATGGATGGAAACTCATTCTGGGTCAGCTGTGTTTCATATTGATTGTGGGAGTTGGCTGTGGTGATGGTGTTGATGAGGCTGTGCTACTGACATGACAGTAAAAAGAAGTGGTGTACTGTGTGAGATttaaagagagaagaaaatgaaaacttCCTTACCTACAGGATCGAAATGGGAGTTCCATTCAAGGAGTGCACCgagaaaagaaaggagaaaaaagaaaacagttagTGTGAAtcctaaaaataaattaatcagATCTTGCAACACCATTTTACATTAATATGCATTACATACATATCCATGGTGAAATAAAGACTTATATAATGACTTGATCTTGTGACATATCAAACATCATGATAATGTGTTATTGCCCCTAATCAGTCACCACAAAGTCCTTCAGGAAAAATTCCCGGGGTTACTTTGAGCAAACTACTGTTTCTTGACTTACAGAAGTTAGACTACTTTACCACGCTGTTTGGTAAATACAAATATGATACTGTCAACAAAGCGAAAGCTTCAACCTGCTCAGCTCTGTTCTGCTCACTTCAGAACATTGTTAGCGTACCAAAAATAGAGTCATGTTTTCCTTCTTAAATGGAGACTTCAGATGGTAACTTTGACTGTCAACTGGAAGAATGTACCTTAGATGTGTTGAAATGCTGCATTACAAAGACAGCTGAGCTCTAATTTGACCCAAGGTTTTGAAATAACTCTTAGAATTAAAGTAAGTCTGTTTCTAAGTATTTAGCATACAGTATGCTTCCTTTATTCTTCAACCAGCCTGACCTACCAGTCCTTATCCTGTGATGGTATTATTTAGGAAAGTGTCATGTGAAGTCACATTTCCTAATCAAATGACAGGTTATCATATTACAACTAAAGTAGAATGCAAGAATCATCTACTTGGGTAACAACATGTAATCAAATTTAACCAAGTGCCTAGAAAattgtctctgtgttgctaacaAAAACAATGGGGGAAATAAGAATTCACACCTCAACAAATAATAAAGtcgaaaaacaaaaagtaaaaagtataaaCACACTAACccaaatgtatttaatatttgGTGGAGAAGCCCTGTTTGCACTGTCAGCTTCAAGACACTTTCTATACACAGACCATGATCTCTCACTGTGTTCAGATGGAATTTTGGCTAAATTCCTCCACACACAGCCTTTAAAGCTTGAAGATTCAGCGGGGGCCTGCTAATGAATGTTGATCTTCAGGTTGTTCCACAAATCTTTTATTTGGTTCAAGTCTGGTGGGTGACTGGGTCATTCCAACacctttattttattcttctgGAACACACTGACAGTCTCCTTTGCAGTATGTTTTGGATCATTGACATGCTGGAAGGAACACCTGCATCTTATTCTCATCGTCCTAATCACTCTTCACAAGAATTTTCCAGTGCAATGTTCCATTCTTCCTCCCTTTGATAATTTGAATTCTGCCGGTAgcatgagaagagaagcagctcCATACCATTATGCTTGTACCTCTGACTGTAGGTGTGATATTTTTAGGGTCACATGCATAGCCATTTCTCCTCCGAGCCTGGTGCATCATATTGTTGACAAAAAGTTTGTTTGAAGTTTGCTAAACAACATTTGGACAAGCCTGTAGATTAGTGGGAGAATGCAGTTTGGTCAGATGAGACACAAATTGAACCTCTCAGCAAATTGTGATGTGCCATTTTTGGAGGAGAAAAAGCTCTGCCTGTGACGCTAAAATACCACAGTTTTGAGGTGGAAACATTACAATATAAGGCTGTTTCTGAACTCGTAGTACCTGCAGAATTCAAATTATCAAAGGGTGGAAGAATGGTGCAATGCACTGGGAAATGCTTACAAAGGCtctgttacaaaataaatttaGATCATGTGTGCAACACTGTTTTTCCCCTGTGTCATTCCAGTTTATTACACATAACTGTTTCACTGGATTGAAATGTTACAATTTATTTATCTGTGCAGTTTAACTGTAATGTCTGGTCTAACTTTTATGTGAATAGCTACAGAGGAAATAAGTTCAATGATAAAAATGTTGACATGTTGAATATCTTTCCCCCACTGTACACAAAAGAAATGCAGTTTAAAGGTGTCTCCAAAAAATGTGCACTTCTAGAATTACATACATAATGTCTCAGCAGTTTTACTCTGCACAAGATGTTTCCATAAAACAACACTTAAACTATCATCAATACTGAATAACACTGAAAACTAGTGATGCTTGTGTTAATTAATTATTAGTCCTGCTGTTAGGCTGACACACTTTTCTACCATTCTCCAATAGTGTCAACCCTGCTGCTTAATACAGAGTTCTTGTGACCCAGATATtattaataaacaaaaattaggcactacttgttttttttcctccacctaCCATGTCTGAAATTAGGAGCACAAATTAGCCTGAAGCTGTAACGCGAAACAGGAACACACATGAATTCACATGGGAATGATTTTGATGACAAAACCTCTCTGCTTCATAACCATGACACAGTCAgtagcaggcacacacacacacacacacacaaactgagggagagagaaagacattaTGTGGTATGGAAGCACGCATAACCTTTTAACAGTTGTATAAGACTCTAACCACTGACCTGACTGCAGCTCTAATGTatataatttacatttaaaaaaatatgtttgttttctatTGTTTATGTGACTTTAAAAGTTCCTTGCTTTTGTACTTCTGATTTCTCTTTCGTTTTTACTGTTGTCTGTCTGACACTCTGCTGATGCTAAAGAGGCCTCAGGTGTGTCAAATTGATAGTCGatcaaaaaactaaataatataTGGGTTAAGGGAAAGAGGGAATGCAAAGGGATGCAACagcaaaacttaaaaacttttaaaaagaaTCATCCTGTCTTTTCCATCCAGTAAAATTATATTAAGCATTGTTCTAGTAAGGTTGGTATTGGAGCATTGCACTATGCCTACAGACTCAAATGCAACATCTTCACATTCAATAAAATGGATGTATGAGAAATGGCACTCTATTGAGCTGAATATTTCAAGTTAGCAGCAAAGTTATGGTTAAAAATCTTCACAACAATCTGCAGTTATCTACAGGCATTGTTTTGCATTAATTGTGTATGACTTGTAAGTGCATTGTAACACTGCTCTGTTCAGGTTTGTGGGTTTGTGGCTAAAATGTAATGTACTTATGGTTTGGAGAAACtgaaatgccaacattttcgtCAACTAAGAGAAGAAAGAGGATCTATAGAATGTTCATTTGAGTTTTATTTAACAGGAAGTGTCAAATACTTCTTCCTCAGCCTGAGGTGAGGCACACAGTACACTGTACATGCAAGTCTCTGTCAAAG
This region of Epinephelus fuscoguttatus linkage group LG9, E.fuscoguttatus.final_Chr_v1 genomic DNA includes:
- the LOC125894246 gene encoding protocadherin gamma-A5-like isoform X6, which encodes MDILKSKAASLDWRVSILLFCLVAAVRGQIRYSIPEEMRKGLFVGDVAKDLGLDVKRLVSGRARLVIDDDNQYVALNQNKGHIVVNERIDREKLCAKKSPCSFSLEIVLEDPLELFSITIEIQDVNDHAPAFPKKEINLEISESTPTGTVFLLDSAADPDVGINSLQSYSLKENRHFVLKQHTRADGSKYAEMMLQSGLDRETQSEHALILSAVDGGEPQRSGTVKIHITVLDANDNAPVFTQSVYKASVLENVLRGTIIARVSAADADQGYNGNVTYYFTHLEEDSSCPFEINPNTGEVKLTGDIDYEVSPNYEINLQAKDPWGVAGASKLIIEIADVNDNSPVIIMASFSGKISEDSAPGTVVALVSVQDKDSGKNGQVQLTIEENLPFKIKSSLRNYYTLVTEQNLDREKRSQYNITLTATDEGFPALSSRKTVVLDVTDINDNAPAFSQSVYSTQVMENNSPGVGLLQIQATDPDQGQNARISYFLIDNEVNGNPVSAYFSINTESGVIQSLRSLDYEQVKEYKVRVKAQDGGSPPLSSNTTVVVHVQDQNDNPPQVLYPVQTGGSVVAEMVPRSADVGYLVTKVVAVDVDSGQNAWLSYKLQKATDRALFEVGLQNGEIRTIRQVSDKDAVKQRLSVIVEDNGQPSRSATVIVNVAVADSFPEVLSEFTDFPHDKEYNDNLTFYLVLALAVVSFLFITCLVVIISVKIYRWRQSRILYHSSLPVIPYYPPRYSDTLGTGTLQHVYNYEVCRTTDSRKSDCKFGRAGSQNVLIMDPSSTGTMQRIQSDKSILDEPDSPLEQKPPNNDWRFTQGQRPGPSGATGGPEVAMGTGPWPQPPTEAEQLQALMAAANEVSEATATLGPGTMGLSTRYSPQFTLQHVPDYRQNVYIPGSTATLTSNPQQQQATAQQASQQALPPPQASAQPEPPKAAQTPASKKKSTKKEKK